The following are from one region of the Neurospora crassa OR74A linkage group III, whole genome shotgun sequence genome:
- a CDS encoding UPF0023 family protein, which translates to MVIQQPSNQIKLTNVSLVRLKKGKKRFEVACYKNKVLEWRSGIETDLDNVLQIPNVFLNVSKGQTAPTAELQKAFGKDTSVNDIILEILKKGEMQVGEKERSAQLERVHNEVVSIVASKLVDPRTKKVYTTGMIDKALDMLSSQAHQLQEKEKEKKDAAASGTASPATGESGEAKPQPTKSLPIWTGVSTNKSAKSQALEAMKALVAHQPIPVARARMRLRITCTTNVLKQAVKAPKGEANKDGEEGEKKAPGTVKDKILSFVEQVESQDVMGQEWELVGFVEPGAFKILSDFIGSETKGQGRVEVLDMAVTHED; encoded by the coding sequence ATGGTGATCCAACAGCCCTCCAACCAGATCAAACTGACCAACGTCTCCCTTGTCCGGCTTAAAAAGGGCAAAAAACGCTTCGAGGTTGCCTGCTACAAGAACAAAGTGCTCGAATGGCGGTCCGGCATCGAGACTGACCTCGACAACGTCCTGCAGATCCCCAACGTCTTTCTGAACGTGTCCAAGGGCCAGACGGCGCCGACGGCCGAGCTGCAAAAGGCGTTTGGCAAGGACACTTCGGTCAATGACATCATCCTGGAGATTCTCAAAAAGGGCGAGATGCAGGTGGGCGAGAAGGAGCGCAGCGCGCAGCTGGAGCGCGTCCATAACGAAGTCGTCTCCATTGTCGCCAGCAAGCTGGTCGACCCGCGCACCAAAAAGGTCTACACCACCGGCATGATCGACAAGGCGCTGGACATGCTCAGCTCGCAGGCGCATCAGCtacaggagaaggagaaggagaagaaggatgcggCCGCGAGCGGTACGGCGTCGCCGGCGACGGGCGAGAGCGGCGAGGCGAAGCCGCAGCCTACAAAGTCCCTACCCATCTGGACCGGTGTTTCGACAAACAAGAGCGCAAAGTCGCAGGCGCTGGAGGCCATGAAGGCGCTCGTTGCCCATCAGCCTATACCCGTTGCCAGGGCGAGGATGAGATTACGCATCACTTGCACGACCAATGTGCTCAAGCAGGCCGTCAAGGCTCCCAAGGGGGAGGCCAAcaaggatggcgaggagggagagaagaaggcaCCCGGAACGGTCAAGGACAAGATTCTCAGCTTCGTTGAGCAGGTTGAGAGCCAAGATGTCATGGGCCAAGAGTGGGAACTGGTGGGCTTCGTAGAGCCCGGTGCTTTTAAAATCTTGTCTGACTTCATCGGAAGCGAAACCAAGGGACAGGGAAGAGTAGAGGTCCTGGATATGGCCGTCACTCACGAAGATTAA
- a CDS encoding 40S ribosomal protein S18, translated as MSLVSGEKSNFNHILRLLNTNVDGKQKVVYSLTKIKGVGRRYSNLVCKKADVDLSKRAGELTSEELERIVTIMQNPTAYKIPAWFLNRQRDIVDGKDSQILANGVDSKLRDDLERLKKIRAHRGLRHYWGLRVRGQHTKTTGRRGRTVGVSKKKGN; from the exons ATGTCTCTGGTGTCCGGCGAGAAG AGCAACTTCAACCACATCTTGCGTCTGCTCAACACCAA CGTTGACGGCAAGCAGAAGGTCGTTTACTCCTTGACCAAGATCAAGGGTGTCGGTCGCCGCTACTCCAACCTCGTCTGCAAGAAGGCCGATGTCGACCTGAGCAAGCGTGCCGGTGAGCTCACCTCTGAGGAGCTTGAGCGCATCGTCACCATCATGCAGAACCCCACTGCCTACAAGATCCCCGCT TGGTTCCTCAACAGGCAGCGCGATATCGTTGACGGCAAGGACTCTCAGATCCTCGCCAACGGTGTTGACTCCAAGCTCCGTGACGATCTTGAGCGCCTCAAGAAGATCCGCGCCCACCGCGGTCTCCGTCACTACTGGGGCCTCCGTGTTCGCGGTCAGCACACCAAGACCACTGGCCGCCGCGGTCGTACCGTCGGTgtctccaagaagaagggcaactAA